In a single window of the Gadus macrocephalus chromosome 6, ASM3116895v1 genome:
- the bco2l gene encoding beta-carotene 15, 15-dioxygenase 2, like, with the protein MSKKTGKPLQNASSTQRCPLAKGLVSIAALVNSAEETPQPVSTHIKGTIPSWINGSFLRNGPGKFEFGKDKYSHWFDGMAMMHRFYVKDGDVTYNSSFLRSDSYTKNSEKDRIVVSEFGTIAMPDPCKNIFARFFSRFKLPQATDNASVNFVKYKGDYFVSTETNYMRRVDPDSLETKEKVDWTQYVAVNSATAHPHYGRDGATYNMGNSYGKSGFFYNIVRVPPQETERDGAKEDVADLYGAKVICSIPASEPRRPSYFHSFVMSENYIVFIEQPIKLDMLKAMLYQVQGKSFNKIMTWDPKCDTIFHLVNRHTGERSAVRYHGEPMFTLHQINAYEEGGCLVMDMCCGDDGAVIGDFTLENLRRGGEELDKFYNSMCRNLPRRYVIPLTVDEDTPMDQNLVNLSLCTATAKKTGPGEVYLTYEELFNDELLQYGGLEFPQINYAENNGRPYRYVYACGFGHVFSDSLLKMDVRTKELKVSPLLAPAPSPSPNLARSLFHRRFTVYALQLF; encoded by the exons ATGTCCAAGAAAACAGGCAAACCACTCCAGAACG CCTCCAGCACCCAGCGATGTCCGCTGGCCAAAGGCCTGGTGAGCATCGCTGCCCTGGTGAACTCAGCCGAGGAGACCCCTCAGCCAGTCTCCACCCACATCAAGGGGACCATCCCCTCCTGGATCAACGGCAGCTTCCTGAGGAACGGGCCCGGGAAGTTTGAGTTTGGGAAAGACAA GTACAGCCACTGGTTCGACGGCATGGCCATGATGCACCGCTTCTACGTGAAGGACGGAGACGTGACCTACAACAGCAGCTTCCTGCGGAGCGACTCCTACACCAAGAACTCGGAGAAGGACCGCATCGTGGTGTCAGAGTTCGGCACCATCGCCATGCCCGACCCCTGCAAGAACATCTTCGCCCGCTTCTTTTCCCGCTTCAAACTTCCCC AGGCCACGGACAACGCCAGCGTGAACTTCGTCAAGTACAAGGGGGACTACTTCGTCAGCACGGAGACCAACTACATGAGGAGGGTGGACCCCGATAGTCTGGAGACCAAGGAGAAG GTGGACTGGACGCAGTACGTGGCTGTCAACTCCGCCACGGCCCACCCCCACTATGGCCGAGACGGGGCAACCTACAACATGGGCAACTCCTATGGAAAGAGTG GCTTCTTCTACAACATTGTGCGCGTCCCGCCCCAGGAGACGGAGCGGGACGGGGCCAAGGAGGACGTGGCCGACCTGTACGGGGCAAAGGTCATCTGCTCCATCCCCGCCTCCGAGCCCCGGAGGCCGTCTTATTTCCACAGCTTTG TCATGTCTGAGAACTACATCGTGTTCATCGAGCAGCCAATCAAGCTGGACATGCTGAAGGCCATGCTCTACCAGGTCCAGGGCAAGAGCTTCAACAAGATCATGACCTGGGATCCCAAGTGCGACACCATCTTCCACCTGGTCAACCGGCACACTGGCGAG CGTAGCGCGGTCAGGTACCACGGGGAGCCCATGTTCACGCTGCACCAGATCAACGCCTACGAGGAAGGCGGCTGCCTGGTGATGGACATGTGCTGCGGGGACGACGGCGCCGTCATCGGGGACTTCACCCTGGAGAACCTGCGCCGTGGCGGGGAGGAGCTGGACAAG TTCTACAACTCCATGTGCAGAAACCTCCCGAGGCGCTATGTCATTCCCCTCACTGTGGACGAAGACACCCCCATGGACCAGAACCTCGTCAACCTGTCCTTGTGCACGGCCACAGCCAAGAAGACAGGACCCGGAGAG GTTTACCTAACCTACGAGGAGCTCTTTAACGATGAGCTCCTGCAGTACGGGGGGCTGGAGTTCCCGCAGATAAATTACGCAGAGAACAACGGGCGGCCGTACCGCTACGTCTACGCCTGCGGCTTCGGCCACGTCTTCAGCGACTCACTGCTCAAGATGGACGTCCGCACCAAGGAGCTGAAGGTCAGCCCGTTGCTCGCACCGGCGCCGTCACCGTCGCCTAACCTGGCTCGCTCGTTATTTCATCGACGTTTCACCGTTTATGCGCTTCAGTTATTT
- the ela3l gene encoding elastase 3 like translates to MILFVLASSLLASALGCGSPPIEPYSSRVVNGVDARPNSWPWQISLQYERSGEWRHTCGGSLIAENWVMTAAHCINSKFTYRVFVGKHNLVKEELSAKAILTEKIIVHEKWNPIFVAFGNDVALIKLAEPVVLSDQVQLACLPAAGSLLPNLYPCYITGWGRLSTGGPIAENLQQALMPVADHATCSQPDWWGSALRTSMVCGGGDGIVGGCNGDSGGPLNCKNDQGTWEVHGIASFVSGMGCNYVRKPTVFTRVSAFNDWIDQAMMNN, encoded by the exons ATGATCCTCTTTGTGCTCGCCTCATCGCTCCTCGCCAGCG ccCTCGGCTGCGGGTCCCCTCCCATCGAGCCCTACTCGTCCCGCGTGGTGAACGGCGTGGACGCCAGGCCCAATAGCTGGCCTTGGCAG aTCTCCCTCCAGTATGAGAGGAGCGGTGAGTGGAGACACACCTGCGGAGGATCCCTGATTGCCGAGAACTGGGTGATGACCGCCGCCCACTGCATCAA ctccaaGTTCACCTACAGGGTCTTTGTGGGCAAACACAACCTGGTGAAGGAGGAGCTCAGCGCTAAAGCCATCCTGACCGAGAAGATCATCGTTCATGAGAAGTGGAACCCCATCTTCGTGGCTTTCGG caaTGATGTTGCCCTGATCAAGCTGGCTGAGCCTGTGGTTCTGAGCGACCAGGTGCAGCTGGCTTGCCTCCCTGCAGCCGGCAGCCTGCTGCCCAACCTGTACCCCTGCTACATCACCGGCTGGGGAAGGCTCAGCA CCGGAGGTCCCATCGCTGAGAACCTTCAGCAGGCTCTGATGCCCGTGGCCGACCACGCCACCTGCTCCCAGCCTGACTGGTGGGGCAGCGCTCTCCGGACCAGCATGGTGTGTGGCGGCGGCGACGGCATCGTGGGCGGATGCAAC GGGGACTCCGGCGGACCCTTGAACTGTAAGAACGACCAGGGAACGTGGGAGGTCCACGGCATTGCCAGCTTCGTCTCCGGGATGGGATGCAACTACGTGAGGAAGCCAACCGTCTTCACCCGAGTGTCCGCCTTCAACGACTGGATCGACCAG GCCATGATGAACAACTAG